One window of the Leishmania mexicana MHOM/GT/2001/U1103 complete genome, chromosome 11 genome contains the following:
- a CDS encoding acidocalcisomal pyrophosphatase produces the protein MSDDTRYMYPARKAHAMDLDSSLNPEGDQKQRWGSAASIAEVMSPTAEIKPSAPQVTHFGTGLGVQSSTGDLTLQDADSDGDKTEVVNEFDLAAYSKEDLTQTLHRRIMSRMFSAFDVTQVGYLDINKLKELCVYVGRNMSPEASEKMFDELKGIDGHITFDVFWNWWTTYPDTKMTKDTFSLVSADFSVPYHQQQLKIKEEGEIFTPSYRVKYYFKDMETGLRRRVSPWHDIPLYVRDPVRTKPESIRANRYNFICEIPKWTRAKFEIATDEPFNPIKQDIKNGVPRFYKHGDMMWNYGAFPQTWESTEVIFEDGVSGDNDPIDGVEIGMRQMRVGEVHPVRILGVLGMIDDGQMDWKVICMSVNDPVARFIKDIDDIPKFLPGCLDALREWFRVYKICQGGVENKFAFNGEYKDKTYAMKVVDESHYMWENLRKIKKKEEV, from the coding sequence ATGTCCGATGACACGCGCTACATGTATCCGGCCCGTAAAGCCCACGCGATGGACCTCGACTCGTCCCTCAACCCCGAGGGGGATCAGAAGCAAAGGTGGGGGAGCGCTGCCTCCATCGCGGAAGTCATGTCGCCCACCGCGGAGATCAAGCCCAGCGCTCCGCAGGTGACGCACTTTGGCACCGGGCTTGGCGTTCAGAGCTCCACCGGCGACCTTACCCTGCAAGacgccgacagcgacggcgacaagaCCGAAGTTGTGAACGAGTTTGACCTGGCCGCCTACTCGAAGGAGGACCTCACGCAAACTCTGCATCGGCGCATCATGAGTCGCATGTTCTCTGCCTTCGACGTCACGCAGGTGGGCTACCTGGACATCAACAAGCTCAAGGAGCTCTGCGTCTATGTTGGCCGCAACATGTCGCCGGAGGCTTCAGAGAAAATGTTCGATGAGCTCAAGGGCATCGACGGGCACATCACGTTCGACGTCTTTTGGAATTGGTGGACGACCTACCCAGACACCAAGATGACCAAGGACACCTTCTCCCTCGTGTCCGCCGACTTCTCCGTGCCTTatcatcagcagcagctcaaaatcaaggaggagggggagattTTCACCCCGAGCTACCGCGTGAAGTACTACTTCAAGGATATGGAGACAGGCTTACGCCGTCGCGTGAGTCCGTGGCACGACATTCCGCTTTACGTGCGCGACCCGGTGCGCACAAAGCCGGAGAGCATCCGCGCCAACCGCTACAACTTCATCTGCGAGATTCCGAAGTGGACACGCGCCAAGTTCGAGATCGCCACCGACGAGCCGTTTAACCCCATCAAGCAGGACATCAAGAACGGTGTGCCACGATTCTACAAGCACGGAGACATGATGTGGAACTATGGCGCCTTCCCGCAGACGTGGGAGAGCACGGAGGTGATCTTCGAGGACGGCGTCAGCGGTGACAACGACCCAATAGACGGCGTCGAAATCGGCATGCGCCAGATGCGCGTCGGCGAAGTCCACCCTGTCCGCATCCTCGGCGTCCTCGGCATGATCGATGACGGGCAGATGGACTGGAAGGTGATCTGCATGTCCGTCAATGACCCAGTCGCGCGCTTCATCAAAGACATCGACGACATCCCAAAGTTCTTGCCCGGCTGCCTCGATGCACTGCGCGAGTGGTTCCGGGTGTACAAGATTTGCCAGGGCGGGGTCGAAAACAAGTTTGCCTTCAACGGTGAATACAAGGACAAGACCTACGCTATGAAGGTTGTGGACGAGTCGCATTACATGTGGGAGAACCTGCGCAAGATTaagaagaaggaggaggtgtga
- a CDS encoding pterin-4-alpha-carbinolamine dehydratase,putative, giving the protein MRRTALLCAPKALSAPAVTQALQSLPGWRVNGNNRNAIERDYVFADFMEAMRYMNTVAPVCEKMQHHPCWSNVYNRLHVQLTTHDAGNTVTQKDVDLAKAMNAAYEAMRTH; this is encoded by the coding sequence ATGCGTCGAACCGCTCTTCTCTGCGCGCCTAAAGCCTTATCGGCACCGGCGGTCACCCAGGCACTTCAGTCGCTGCCGGGCTGGAGGGTGAATGGCAACAACCGAAACGCCATCGAGCGGGACTATGTCTTTGCCGACTTCATGGAGGCGATGCGCTACATGAACACTGTCGCGCCCGTTTGCGAAAAGATGCAGCACCATCCCTGCTGGTCAAACGTCTATAACCGCCTGCACGTGCAGCTGACGACGCACGACGCCGGCAACACGGTGACGCAGAAGGACGTGGACCTGGCAAAGGCAATGAACGCGGCGTACGAAGCGATGCGCACGCACTGA
- a CDS encoding putative proteasome alpha 7 subunit codes for MSYDRAITVFSPDGHLFQVEYAQEAVKKGLAAVGVLGGDCVVIAVEKKSAVKLQDSRTIRKIYKVDAHIYLAFAGLSADARVLINKAQLECQRFSLNYEDTMDVDMLVRYVAGVQQKSTQSGGSRPFGVATVIGGFNEDGKPHLWKTDPSGMCSAWRAVAIGRHDQTVIEYMEKSYKDGMSRDECVHFAIKSLLEVVESGSRNIELLVLQYKEERYLTEEELQKFVVEVEKEREEEAAKKKRQAEQE; via the coding sequence ATGAGCTACGATCGCGCCATCACTGTCTTTTCCCCGGACGGACATCTCTTCCAGGTCGAGTACGCTCAGGAGGCCGTGAAGAAGGGCTTGGCGGCTGTCGGTGTGCTCGGTGGTGACTGCGTTGTCATTGCGGTGGAGAAGAAGTCTGCTGTCAAGCTGCAGGACAGTCGCACCATCCGTAAGATCTACAAAGTGGATGCGCACATCTACCTCGCCTTCGCCGGCCTTTCCGCcgacgcgcgtgtgctcatCAACAAGGCTCAGCTCGAGTGCCAGCGCTTCTCGCTCAACTACGAGGATACCATGGACGTGGACATGCTCGTGCGCTACGTCGCCGGGGTGCAGCAGAAGTCGACGCAGAGCGGCGGAAGCCGCCCGTTCGGGGTGGCCACAGTGATTGGGGGGTTCAACGAGGACGGCAAGCCACACCTATGGAAGACCGACCCATCTGGCATGTGCTCTGCCTGGCGTGCCGTCGCCATCGGCCGCCACGACCAGACGGTGATTGAGTACATGGAGAAGAGCTACAAGGATGGCATGTCGCGCGACGAGTGCGTGCACTTCGCGATCaagtcgctgctggaggtggtggagagcgGCTCGCGCAACATCGAGCTACTGGTGCTGCAGTACAAGGAGGAGCGCTACCTGACCGAGGAAGAGCTGCAGAAGTTCGTcgtggaggtggagaaggaaagggaagaggaggcggcgaagaagaagcgccAGGCAGAGCAGGAGTAg